One segment of Ricinus communis isolate WT05 ecotype wild-type chromosome 8, ASM1957865v1, whole genome shotgun sequence DNA contains the following:
- the LOC8278094 gene encoding pentatricopeptide repeat-containing protein MRL1, chloroplastic, whose amino-acid sequence MELSFSPKSQSLALLSTTNTKFSSTKSSFIRRQFLGCSHNLRPPGSASPLRGRKSKKIKIREKNQSQSLLINASFRLDSVLVVVAVSTFSALSFAYLHHHFTNKNNKKRKTSKEDLGDGLSQLGKNIVNNIVRSPFLDVGHLHKVTSTTLEVKSKDLVDNARENSYVIENVLPNETSVLVESTESDKNSYVIENALSNETSVLVESTESDNNSADFTVSSNVCTYVVSKQSDNASVLLDPVPVIHGSESVLPLEFARELSELTIERSRDETEVDSELTQLLEEKSNDTASSTMNDEIGKKDGISSYYDITKKSAREDLYKFYEENQSTEKSPSNLNGLDTVSSHAAPLIGNNISSLKVNGVGKEAELLSPQSPQFAETVERKVHLARYERGASRKNEHIGGRRGFPREKEKGHVIQDEHTNLPEFPYPNGVHSTNKDHKAEQVHGYNRLLRDGRLAECVDLLEDMERRGLLDMSKIYHAKFFKICKIQKAVKEAFRFCKLVPNPSLSTFNMLMSVCSSSQDSDGAFEVLRLAQGAGLKADCKLYTTLISTCAKSGKVDAMFEVFHEMVNAGVEPNVHTYGSLIDGCAKAGQMAKAFGAYGILRSKNVKPDRVVFNALITACGQSGAVDRAFDVLAEMGAETHPIDPDHITVGALMKACAKAGQVDRAKEVYNMLHKYNIKGTPEVYTIAVNFCSQTGDWEFARSVYDDMTRKGVAPDEMFLSALVDVAGHAGLVDIAFETLQEARTQGTQLGIVPYSSLMGACSNAKNWQKALELYEDIKAIKLKPTVSTMNALMTALCDGDQLQKALETLSEMKSFGLCPNIVTYSILLVASERKDDLDAGDMLLSQAKEDCITPTFLMYKCIIGMCLRRYKKACSLGESILSFDSGRPQIKNEWTSRALTVYRETIAAGEKPTMEVVSQVLGCLQLPCDASLKGRLVENLGVTADPSKFSNLCALVDGFGEYDPRAFSLLEEAASLGTVPCASFKESPIVMDAKLLQSHIAEVYLLTILKGLKHRLAAGAKLPNITILLPTEMTQIKTLKGEKTINLAGRISQDVASLLRRLGLPYQGNESYGKIRINGISLRRWLQPKLASPFSGKPEELSFSLSRIGKGITHQQRNIRTGNLSLN is encoded by the exons ATGGAGCTAAGCTTCTCTCCTAAATCCCAATCTTTAGCCCTTCTCTCCACCACTAACACTAAATTCTCTTCTACTAAATCCTCCTTTATTCGAAGACAATTCTTGGGTTGCTCTCACAATCTCCGTCCTCCTGGTTCTGCTTCACCTCTTCGAGGAAGAAAATCCAAGAAAATCAAGATTCGTGAGAAGAACCAGTCCCAAAGTTTACTAATCAACGCTTCTTTTCGGCTAGATTCTGTTCTTGTTGTTGTTGCTGTTTCCACTTTCTCTGCTCTCTCTTTTGCTTATTTACATCACCACTTCACCAATAAGAATAACAAGAAGAGAAAGACTTCTAAAGAG GATTTGGGTGATGGGTTATCTCAATTGGGGAAAAACATTGTGAATAACATTGTTAGAAGTCCATTTCTGGATGTTGGGCATCTTCATAAAGTGACCTCCACCACCCTTGAAGTAAAAAGCAAGGATTTGGTAGATAATGCTAGAGAGAACAGCTACGTTATTGAGAATGTTTTGCCAAATGAGACTTCCGTTTTAGTTGAATCAACAGAATCTGACAAGAACAGCTATGTTATTGAGAATGCTTTGTCAAACGAGACTTCTGTTTTAGTTGAATCAACAGAATCTGATAATAACAGTGCTGATTTTACTGTTTCTTCTAATGTTTGTACTTATGTGGTTTCTAAACAATCTGATAATGCTTCGGTTTTATTGGATCCTGTGCCTGTAATTCATGGATCAGAAAGTGTATTGCCACTTGAATTTGCAAGGGAATTATCTGAGTTGACTATAGAAAGGAGTAGAGATGAAACTGAGGTTGATTCTGAGTTGACTCAATTATTAGAAGAGAAGTCCAATGATACTGCTTCGTCCACCATGAATGATGAAATTGGCAAGAAGGATGGCATTTCTAGCTATTATGACATCACCAAGAAATCTGCTAGGGAGGATCtttacaaattttatgaggAGAATCAATCAACTGAGAAATCTCCGTCAAACTTAAATGGTTTAGACACAGTGTCTTCTCATGCTGCCCCTTTGATTGGCAACAACATTTCTTCATTGAAGGTGAATGGTGTAGGGAAAGAGGCAGAACTATTGTCACCACAGTCCCCTCAGTTTGCAG AGACTGTTGAAAGAAAAGTTCATCTGGCACGTTATGAAAGAGGTGCTTCTCGTAAAAATGAGCACATAGGAGGAAGGAGAGGATTTCCAAGGGAGAAGGAAAAAGGGCATGTGATTCAGGACGAGCATACAAACTTACCTGAGTTTCCTTACCCAAATGGTGTACATAGCACCAACAAAGACCATAAAGCAGAGCAAGTCCATGGCTACAATCGGTTGCTAAGAGATGGGAG GTTAGCTGAGTGTGTAGATTTGCTTGAAGATATGGAAAGAAGAGGATTGTTAGATATGAGCAAG ATCTATCATGCTAAGTTTTTTAAGATCTGTAAAATTCAAAAGGCTGTGAAGGAAGCTTTTCGGTTCTGCAAGTTGGTTCCTAACCCAAGCTTGAGCACATTTAACATGCTCATGTCTGTGTGTTCAAGTTCACAAGATTCAGATG GAGCTTTTGAAGTTCTACGTCTTGCTCAGGGGGCTGGACTCAAAGCTGATTGCAAACTATACACTACTTTAATATCAACCTGTGCTAAAAGTGGAAAAGTTGATGCAATGTTTGAA GTTTTCCATGAGATGGTTAATGCTGGAGTTGAACCAAATGTTCACACATATGGATCACTAATTGATGGCTGTGCCAAAGCAGGACAAATGGCTAAAGCATTTGGCGCTTATGGGATACTGAGGTCCAAG AACGTGAAGCCAGACCGAGTTGTCTTTAATGCACTTATCACCGCATGCGGTCAATCGGGAGCTGTGGATCGTGCCTTTGATGTGTTAGCAGAAATGGGGGCTGAGACGCATCCTATTGACCCTGATCACATAACTGTCGGTGCATTAATGAAGGCATGTGCAAAGGCTGGCCAG GTTGATCGAGCAAAAGAAGTATACAACATGCTGCATAAATATAACATCAAAGGCACTCCAGAGGTTTATACTATTGCTGTTAATTTTTGCAGCCAGACTGGTGATTGGGAGTTCGCTCGCAGTGTGTATGATGACATGACAAGAAAGGGTGTGGCCCCCGATGAG ATGTTTCTCAGTGCACTGGTAGATGTAGCAGGGCATGCTGGACTGGTGGATATTGCATTTGAGACCTTACAGGAAGCCAGGACTCAAGGAACACAGCTTGGAATTGTACCATATAGTTCATTGATGGGAGCTTGCAGTAAT GCAAAAAACTGGCAGAAGGCACTGGAGCTGTATGAGGATATCAAGGCCATTAAACTGAAGCCAACAGTCTCAACCATGAATGCTTTGATGACTGCCTTGT GTGATGGGGATCAACTACAGAAGGCTCTTGAAACTCTGTCAGAAATGAAGAGTTTCGGCTTGTGCCCAAACATTGTTACATACTCTATACTCTTAGTGGCCAGTGAGAG AAAGGATGATCTAGATGCTGGTGACATGCTTCTTTCACAAGCCAAAGAAGATTGCATCACCCCTACCTTTCTTATGTACAAATGTATAATTG gaaTGTGCTTGCGGAGATACAAGAAGGCTTGCTCACTTGGTGAATCCATCTTGTCTTTTGATTCTGGACGGCCGCAAATAAAAAACGAGTG GACATCACGGGCCTTAACAGTCTACCGTGAAACAATCGCAGCTGGAGAGAAACCTACAATGGAAGTTGTTTCACAAGTTTTAGGATGCCTTCAGCTTCCTTGTGATGCCTCATTGAAAGGAAGATTAGTTGAAAATTTGGGAGTTACTGCTGACCCATCAAAATTCTCTAACCTATGCGCTTTGGTGGATGGATTTGGAGAATATGATCCTCGTGCTTTTTCGTTGCTTGAG GAAGCTGCTTCTCTTGGAACTGTTCCATGTGCATCTTTTAAAGAAAGTCCCATTGTTATGGATGCTAAACTATTGCAATCTCATATTGCTGAG GTGTACCTCTTAACGATTTTGAAAGGTCTCAAGCATCGGCTTGCTGCTG GTGCAAAGTTACCCAATATAACAATTCTACTGCCTACAGAGATGACGCAAATCAAAACACTTAAAGGGGAGAAAACAATCAACCTTGCAGGAAG GATCAGTCAGGATGTTGCATCTCTTTTGAGAAGGCTAGGACTGCCTTATCAAGGGAATGAATCATATGGGAAGATTAGAATTAATGGGATTTCATTGAGAAGATGGTTGCAACCAAAGCTTGCTTCACCTTTCAGTGGAAAACCAGAAGAGTTGAGCTTTTCCTTATCACGAATAGGAAAAGGAATAACTCATCAGCAGCGCAATATACGAACTGGAAATTTGTCTTTGAATTAA
- the LOC125370803 gene encoding auxin-responsive protein SAUR21-like, with the protein MVIRLPSMITTAKQILKKQSNNNVPKGHVAVYVGEAERKRFVVPISYLNHPSFQDLLQQAEEEFGFSHPMGGLTIPCHEDAFIHLTSRFHSL; encoded by the coding sequence ATGGTTATCCGATTGCCATCCATGATAACTACCGCAAAGCAAATCCTGAAGAAGCaatctaataataatgtaCCCAAAGGTCATGTCGCAGTTTATGTTGGAGAAGCAGAAAGGAAAAGGTTTGTTGTTCCAATATCATACTTGAACCATCCTTCTTTCCAGGATTTGCTTCAACAAGCTGAAGAAGAGTTTGGATTCAGTCATCCAATGGGTGGTCTTACAATTCCTTGCCATGAAGATGCCTTCATTCATCTCACTTCTAGGTTTCATTCCTTGTGA
- the LOC107262439 gene encoding auxin-responsive protein SAUR20-like gives MGIRLPSMITTAKQILRKQSLHARNQSNNNVPKGHVAVYVGEAEKKRFVVPISYLNHPSFQDLLQQAEEEFGFNHPMGGLTIPCDEDAFIDLTSRFNSL, from the coding sequence ATGGGTATCCGGTTGCCATCCATGATAACTACCGCAAAGCAAATCCTGAGGAAGCAATCTTTACATGCAAGAAATCAGTCAAATAATAATGTACCCAAAGGTCATGTTGCAGTTTATGTTGGAGaagcagaaaagaaaaggtttgTTGTCCCAATATCATACTTGAATCATCCTTCTTTTCAGGACTTGCTTCAACAAGCTGAAGAAGAGTTTGGATTCAATCATCCAATGGGTGGGCTTACAATTCCTTGTGATGAAGATGCCTTCATTGATCTCACTTCAAGGTTTAATTCCTTGTGA
- the LOC125370983 gene encoding auxin-responsive protein SAUR21-like produces the protein MGIPLSSKIFSGKQILRRQQPVINRNNNQVADHVPKGHIAVYVGECQKKRFVVPISYVNHPLFLDLLNRAEEEFGFNHPMGGLTIPCQEHVFIDLTSRLQASC, from the coding sequence ATGGGAATCCCTCTGTCTTCTAAAATTTTCAGTGGCAAGCAAATCCTGAGAAGGCAGCAACCTGTCATCAACAGGAACAATAATCAAGTAGCTGATCATGTACCAAAAGGCCACATTGCAGTGTACGTTGGGGAATGCCAGAAGAAGCGGTTTGTAGTACCAATATCATACGTAAATCATCCATTGTTTCTAGACTTGCTTAATCGTGCTGAAGAAGAGTTTGGGTTCAATCATCCAATGGGTGGCTTAACCATTCCTTGCCAAGAACATGTCTTCATTGACCTCACTTCTCGGTTACAAGCCTCATGTTGA